In Capricornis sumatraensis isolate serow.1 chromosome 16, serow.2, whole genome shotgun sequence, a genomic segment contains:
- the CHST1 gene encoding carbohydrate sulfotransferase 1: protein MQCSWKAVLLLALASIAIQYTAIRTFTAKSFHTCPGLAEAGLAERLCEEGPTFAYNLSRKTHILILATTRSGSSFVGQLFNQHLDVFYLFEPLYHVQNTLIPRFTQGKSPADRRVMLGASRDLLRSLYDCDLYFLENYIKPPPVNHTTDRIFRRGASRVLCSRPVCDAPGSGDLVLEEGDCVRRCGLLNLTVAAEACRERSHVAIKTVRVPEVNDLRALVEDPRLNLKVIQLVRDPRGILASRSETFRDTYRLWRLWYGTGRKPYNLDVTQLTTVCEDFSNSVSTGLMRPPWLKGKYMLVRYEDLARNPMKKTEEIYGFLGIPLDSHVARWIQNNTRGDPTLGKHKYGTVRNSAATAEKWRFRLSYDIVAFAQNACQRVLAQLGYKMASSEEELKNPSISLVEERDFRPFS from the coding sequence ATGCAATGTTCCTGGAAGGCCGTCCTCCTCCTTGCCCTGGCCTCCATCGCCATTCAATACACGGCCATCCGCACCTTCACGGCCAAGTCCTTCCACACCTGCCCGGGCCTGGCGGAGGCCGGGCTGGCCGAGCGGCTGTGCGAGGAGGGCCCCACGTTCGCCTATAACCTCTCGCGCAAGACCCACATCCTTATCCTGGCCACCACGCGCAGCGGCTCCTCCTTCGTGGGCCAGCTCTTCAACCAGCACCTGGACGTCTTCTACCTGTTTGAGCCCCTCTACCACGTGCAGAACACACTCATCCCCCGCTTCACCCAGGGCAAGAGCCCAGCCGATCGGCGGGTCATGCTGGGCGCCAGCCGGGACCTCCTGAGGAGCCTCTACGACTGCGACCTCTACTTCCTGGAGAACTACATCAAGCCGCCGCCCGTCAACCACACCACCGACAGGATCTTCCGCCGCGGGGCCAGCCGCGTGCTGTGCTCCCGGCCGGTGTGCGACGCCCCGGGCTCGGGGGACCTGGTGCTGGAGGAGGGGGACTGTGTGCGCAGGTGCGGCCTGCTGAACCTGACGGTGGCCGCCGAGGCCTGCCGCGAGCGCAGCCACGTGGCCATCAAGACGGTGCGCGTGCCCGAGGTCAACGACCTGCGGGCCCTGGTGGAAGACCCTCGCCTAAACCTCAAGGTCATCCAGCTGGTCCGGGACCCCCGGGGCATCCTGGCCTCCCGCAGCGAGACCTTCCGCGACACGTACCGCCTCTGGCGGCTCTGGTACGGCACCGGGCGGAAGCCCTACAACCTGGACGTGACGCAGCTGACCACCGTGTGCGAGGACTTCTCCAACTCCGTGTCCACCGGCCTCATGCGCCCCCCGTGGCTCAAGGGCAAGTACATGCTGGTGCGCTACGAGGACCTGGCCAGGAACCCCATGAAGAAGACTGAGGAGATCTACGGGTTCCTGGGCATCCCCTTGGACAGCCACGTGGCACGCTGGATCCAGAACAACACGCGGGGAGACCCCACCCTGGGCAAGCACAAGTACGGCACGGTGCGAAACTCGGCGGCCACGGCCGAGAAGTGGCGCTTCCGCCTCTCCTACGACATCGTGGCCTTCGCCCAGAACGCCTGCCAGCGGGTGCTGGCGCAGCTGGGCTACAAGATGGCCAGCTCGGAGGAGGAGCTCAAGAACCCCTCCATCAGCCTGGTGGAGGAGCGGGACTTCCGCCCTTTCTCGTGA